In Streptomyces sp. NBC_01231, the sequence CCGGAGCTGTTCGCCCAGATCAAGTCGAGCTGGAGCACCCGTTCGGGGACCGCCTCCAGCGACCAGGTGTTCCTGCCGAAGTCGAGCGCCACCACCAGCCAGACGCTCACGCTCAGCTCCAACGGCACCACCTTCCAGGGACTTTGGTACGCGGGTCGTGCGCTGGTCAATGGCACCGACTACACGGTCTCCGGCGACCGGCTCACCCTGACGGCCGCCGCGCTCACCCGGCTGGCCGGCGATCGGGCGTACGGAGTCAACGCCTCGCTGGAGGCCAGGTTCTTCCGGGGCGTCCCGTGGCCGATCGACGTCATCACCTACGACACCCCCGTGCTGTCGGACTCCACCGGGAGTACCGGCTCGTTCGCCATCCCCACCCAGTTCCGTGGTGACCTGCTGGCGACAATGGAGGCCAGGTACGAGGACGGAGGCAACGCCGGCCCGGCCGACTGGACCCCCTACCAGCAGTGGGACACCGCCTTCTCGGCGTACACCGGCGACGCCGTCAAACTGACCCCTGAGTTCTTCAACGCGCTCAAGGACGGCTCGCGCGTCACCCTCACCTTCCACTTCTGGAGCGGCGCCACGGTGACGTACCACGTCACCAAGTCCGGAACCTCGGTGACCGGCACGGCCGCCTGACCACATCTCATGGCCCACTGGGCCGGCCGGGGTCCTGCTCTCGGATCCCGGCCGGCCTGAGTCGGCCTCAGTCGGCCTCGGCGGGCCTCGGTCAGCGAAGCGTGGAGGTGATGCGGTACCGGCCGGACGTCAGCCGGCAGGCGTACATGCCGTCGGTGTAACCGATGAAGCGCACGCCCTCCGCTCGTGCCAACGGGGTTCGTCCTTCGCGGACGGAGTCGGCCGAAACCGCCGGAAGTCGCAGTACCGCCTCGCTGTTCGCGGGCACCACCACGTCGTACACCAGGTCCCTCCCTCTGCCCTCCAGCTGCCACTCGCTCCTGATCTCGCCGTACGGGGACTCGTACGTGCCCGACACCCGCGTGATCCTGCCGGTCGGGTCGATGTGGGGTTGGAGCAGGAAGTGCTTGAAGCCGGGGCTGGCCGGGTCACGGGCGATGCCGGCCATGTAGGCGTACATCCACTCCATGATCGCGCCGTAGGCGTAGTGGTTGAAGGAGTTCATGCTGACCGGGCCGAACCCGTCGTCCTTGGAGTAGGAGTTCCAGCGCTCCCAGACGGTGGTGGCACCGTTCTTCACGGAGAAGAGCCAGGACGGCAACGCGTCCTGGTGCAGCAGCTCGTAGGCCAGGTCCGCGCGGCCCTCGTCCGTGAGGACGGGGGCGAGGACGTTGACGCCGAGGAAGCCGACGGACAGCGTGTTCTCGGCGTACCTGACCCGGCTGCTCTTCGGATGCGCCGCCTTGTAGGCCGCGTCGTTGCCGATGTTGTCGGCGAGATGCCCGACGAGCGCACGGCGCTGCGCCTCCGTCTCGTAGAAGCCGAGCTTGAGGACCCACAGCAGCGCTGTCTGGCTGTTGTCCTCCGTCTTCTCGTCGGGGTCGGCGCCCGGCTCGATCGGAGAGGCCTCGCCCAGGCTGGACTTGACGGTGACGGTGCCGCCTTCGGTGCTGAGGTACTTGGTGATGAACGCCTGCCTGATGCGTCCGAAGAGCCGTTCGTACGCCTCTCCCTGAGCCGCCTTGCCGATCGCGCGGGCCAGCTGCGCCATCAGCTGTGCGACATAGCCGTAGTAGACGTCGCTCATCATCTGGGCGCTGGTCTTCTGAGGCGCCAGCCAGTCACCGGTGAGGGAGCCCTGTCCGGCGTAGGTGTCGCCGGTCTGCTCCCGGATCCAGTCCAGGTAGCGGGTCATCGCCGGCCAGTTGTCCTCGACGATGGTCGCATCACCGGTCATCTGCCACACCGTCCACGGCACGATGACTCCGGCGTCCGCCCAACCGCTGCCGCCGCCCGGGAAGTTGAACCGTCCCGTGGGGGCGACCCCGGTGAACTGCGCCTTGTCCGCACCGTAGATGCCCTGGGAGTCGACCACGGTGTCCTGGAAGTGGCTGAGGAAGACACCCGCGTCCACGTTGTACAGGCCGGTCGTGGAGAAGACCTGCGTGTCACCGGTCCAGCCGAGGCGTTCGTCGCGCTGCGGGCAATCGGTGGGCACCCAGAGGTAGTTGCCACGCTGGCCCCACCGTATGTTGCTCGCCAGCTGGTTGATGTCGGGATCGTCGGTGGTGACGGTGCCGATCTCGCGGATCGCGGACGTGGCGACCTTGCCGGTCAGGCCGGTGATCGTGACGGTGTCCGTGGCGGTGACGGAGACGTGGCGGAAGCCGTAGAAGGTCAGGGAGTCCTGGTGGGTCTCGCCGTTCCGGTCGCCTTTCAGGACGTACGTGCTGGTGGCCTTGGCGCTGCGGAGGTTGGCCCGGTAGAGGGAACCCTCGGGGCCGTCCGCGCCCGCGCTGTCGTCGTTGAGCATCTCGCCGAACCTGAACTCGACCGTGGCTCCGGCCGGGCCGCGCAGACTGTAACGGGCCACTCCGACCATGTTCTGACCGAGGTCGAAGACGGCGGTCTCGCCCTTGCCGATCGTGACCGGGGCGGAGGCCGCCTGCGCGGGGTCCGACACCGTGCGGGCCGGGTCCACGACGATGCGCCCCCGGCCGCCCGAACTGCCGTCCTGTCCGGTCACCCCGGTGGCGACGGTGATCGACCGCGGTCGGCGGTCCCACTTCGGCATCAGGCGCGCGGTCTCACCCGGGTAGGCGACGAGTCGTGCGTCGGGGAACGTGTCGTCGAAGGCGACTCGTTCCACGTCCGACCACGCGGAGTCGTCGAATCCGTGGGCCGTCCAGCCCGGCAACTCCATCCGGGCGTCGTAGGTCTGGCCGTCGTAGATGTCGTCGGCACGGCAGGGGCCGGTGTCCGTGGCCTTCCAGCCGTGGTCCGGTCCGCTGACGACCGTCTGCGACGTCCCGTCGGCGTACCGGATCAGCAGCTTGGCCTTGACGGCCAGCGCGTTGCCGTCCTTCGAGTAGTAGGTACTGCCGTCGGAGATGTGGCCGTTGTACCAGCCGTTGCCGAGGACGAACGCGAGGGTGACGTGCGACGTTCGCGTCACGAGGTCGGTGACGTCGTAGGTCATGTAGTTGACGCGCGCGTCGTAGTTCGTCGAGCCCGGGGGCAGCAGTTCGGTCGTGGTGCCGCCGTCCTGCGGCACGGTCACTTGGCGTCCGTTGATGTGGGCCTCGTACACGCCGAGGGCGGAGACGTACAGCCGCGCCTCACGGACCGGCGGGCGGTTCCTTCCGGGGCCCGCGCTCCTGAGGGGTTCCTCCTTTCGCAGCATCGGCGCGCCGGCCGAGTTGGGGGTCTTGCCCTTCATCCCGATCCACTGCGCACCGTCCCATCCGGCCACGCCGTCGGTGCTCATCAGTCCGGTCTCGAAGAAGGCGGGGGACGCGGTGCCGACCGGACGGCCCTCGGCATCCCATACGGTGACGGTCCAGTGGTAGCGGGTCGAGGCGTGCAGCGGGCTGCCTACGTAGCGGACGGCCACGGAATCGGAGGAGCGGACGTGGCCGCTGTTCCAGACGTCCGCGCGGGCGGCGGTCAGCCTGTCCGGTGAGCTCGCCACCAGGATCTGGTACGCACCTTGGCTCCGGCCGCGGACCGACGACCGCATGCGCCAGCCGAAGCGCGGGCGGGCGGCGTCCACGCCCAGGGGATCCGTGCGGTGTTCCACGGTCAGACCGAACACGGCGGCCCGCTCCGTACCGCGGGAGGGTGCCGCGTACACGGTGCCTTGGCCGCCCAGGGCGCCCGCCGCTACCGGCACCGCGACCGCCGACGCGGCGAGCACGCTCCGTCGGCGGACTCCCCTGCCGTCTCGGCGGGAGCTGTCGCCGTTCGCTGCCTCACGGTCGGGGCCGCCCCCGTCGTGTTGTGCATGGCTCACACCTACATCCCTTCTGTATTCACACGTGTCCCACTGCGGTCAGGAACCGGCCTCGTAGTCGGCGTCCATGTCGTCGAGGAGCTTTTCGGGCGTGGACTGTCCGCTGAAGATCTCCTGGAGGCCGCTGAGCATGGTCTGCTGGATCTTGGCGTTGGGCCAGAGCTGGTCCATGAACGGCACCGTTCGGTCAGCCTCGACGAACTGCGAGAGTGCGGTCAGCGAGGGGTCGACCGCGTAGCCCGTGTCGGGCAGGGAGGGCAGGCCGCCCTGCTTCTCGACGAACAGGTTCATGCCCTCGGGCGACATCACGAAGGTCACGAACTTCAGGGCGAGTTTTTCGTTCTTCGCCTTGGCGTTGACGCCGTAACCGGCGCCCGCCGCGGCCGGTATGAGGGTCTCGGACGGGTCGTCGGTGGCCGGAAGGGCCCGGAGCGTGAACGTGCCCTTCGGATTCTTCTGCTTGAGGAGGGCGATCACCCAGTTGCCCTGGATGATGCCGAGCGTCCTGCCGGTGGCGGCGAGGCCTTGGCCGACTTCGTAGGTGGTGCCCAGCGGGTTCTTCTGGAAGCAGCCGGTCCTCTCCATCGTCAGGTACTTGTCCAGGGCGGTGGTCCACGGCGACTGTGCGAAGGTGGCCCGGCCCGCCCGCATCCGCTGGTCGAAGTCCCGGTCGTCGCCGTAGACGGTCGTGGCGACCAGCGCGTACAGGACGAGTTGGGTCACCCAGTTGTCCTGGTTGCCCAGCGCGAAGGCGGGGGTTCCCTCGGCCTTCGCCGCCCGGCAGAAGGCCAGCAGCTTCGTCCAGGTGTCCGGCGGGGTGAGCCCGGCCTTCGTCATGGCCTCCTGGTTGTAGACCGCGCCGATGCCGTTCTGCCCGAAGATCGCGTTGTAGGTCTTCCCGTCGTACTGGGCGACGCTCTTGATCGCGTCGGGCATTCTGGCGGCCCAGGGCTGGTCCGAGAGGTCCCGCAGGTAACCGGGTTCGGCCAGGACGTGGGTGGCGCCCGGGCTGCCGTTGCCGGGCCAGACCGACATCACGTCGGGTGCGGTCCCGGAGGACAGCTGGGTACGGATCTGCTGCTGGTACTGGTCGGCGCCGCTGGTGGTGTAGCGGACCTTGACGCCCGGGTTGGCCTTCTCGAACGCCTTGACGACGTCCTCGACCGAGCCCTGGTCGACCGAGGCGAGCGTCAGGGTCCGGGAACCGCCGTCCGAACCGGCCTTGGTGCCGCCGCTGCACGCGGCAAGTACGGCTCCCGCCGTCAACGCGGCGATCAGGACCGGGAGTGTGCGTGTCTTCATGAAGTCCCCCTCGGGGAAGAGCCACCGGGCATCGGAAAAGGGCGGGCGTCGGGTGTCATCCGCGCAGCCCTCCCGCGAAGCCGTTGATGATGCTGCGCTGCAACAGGAAGTAGACGAGCAGGACGGGCAGGATGCTGATCACCAGTGCGGCGAGGATGAGGTTCCAGTCGGTGACGTACTGGCCGACGAAGCCCGCGATCGCGACCGGCATGGTCTGCTGGGCGCTGCCGCTGAGGTACAGCAGCGGGGTGAAGAAGTCGTTCCAGACGGCGACCGTGTTGAGCACGAGGGCCGTGACCGTGACCGGTTTGAGCATCGGCAGGACGACGTGACGGAAGCCCTGCAGAGGTGTGCAGCCGTCGATCAGGGCAGCGTCCTCGAAGTCGCGGGGCAGGGCGCGCAGAAAGCCGACGTAGAGGAAGACGGTGAACGGCACCTGCAGGCCTGAGTAGAAGAGGACCAGTGCCCACGGAGTGCCGAGCAGGCCGAGGTCGCGCATGGTCTGGTAGAGCGGCAGCGAGGCGAGCTGGAAGGGCAGGACGAGGCCCAGGAGGAAGAACAGATACGTGCGCCGGGACCAGCGGGACGCCACGCGGGCGAGCGGGTACGCCGCGAGCGACGAGACGGCCAGCACGATGAGGACGCTGCACGCCGTCACCAGCAGGCTGTTGCCCAACGCCCCGCCCAGCGCGCCCTGTTGCCACGCCTGCGAGAAGTTGTCCAGGGTGGGCGCTGTGGTCGGACTGATCGGCGACGACGTGTCCGACGCCGGCCGCACGGCCAGGTTGACGAGGACGTACACCGGGAAGCCGACGATCAGGGCGGTGGCGGTCATCGCCAGCTCCAGCGCGAACGTGCGGCGGCGGTAGCGGTTCACGACGCGGCCCTCTCGCTGCGGGCGAGCGCGGCGTACTGTCCGGTCGAGACGACCGCCACGATGATCGTGAGGACGACCGCGAGCGCGATGCTGTAGCCGAACTCACCGAGCGTGAAGGCGTCCTTGTAGATGAGCGTCGAGAGGGTGTCGGTGGCGTGTCCCGGCCCGCCGCCCGTCAGCGCGTACACCTGGTCGAAGAGTTTGATGCCGCCGATGATCGACAGCATCAGGTTGACGGTGAGGGCCGGAGCCAGCAGCGGGCGCGTGACCGACCAGAAACGCCGTACCGGGCCCGCTCCGTCCATGGCCGCCGCCTCGTGGACCTCCTGGGGCACCGACTGGAGCCCGGCCAGGAAGATGACCATCGAGTAGCCGGCGAACTGCCAGACGACCACCCCCACCACCGCCCACAGGGCCACCCGTGGACTGCCGAGCCAGTCCTGCCGCAGGCCGTCCAGGCCTACCGCGCCCAGCAGGCTGTTGACCGCGCCGTCGGGTCCGAGCAGGTTGCGCCAGAGGTAGGCGGTGACGATCGGAGTGATCACCGCCGGGGCGAAGAAGAAGACCCGGAGCAGGTTCCGGGACCTGATGGCCGAGTTGACCCCGAGGGCCAGCAACAGGCCCAGCGCGTTCTGGATCACGGTGATCGACACGGCGATCAGCAGCGTGTGCCAGATCGCCCGCACCGCGTCGGGGTCGCGAAACACCTCGGCGAAGTTGTCCAGGCCCACGAAGGAGAAGCTGGGATCCAGGCCGTCCCAGTCCGTGAAGGCGTAGTAGACACCGCGAGCGCTCGGCACCAGCGCGACGAAGGCGAACAGGACCAGTGCGGGAAGCGCGAACCACCAGGGCGGGGCCGTACGCGCCCGTCGGACTCGTGGCGGGGGCGTGGCGTCCGGCGGCCGGTCGTGATCCGGGAGTTGCTCGTTCGGAGCGAGAGCCACCGGCGGACCTCCTGTACTGAAACGTTTCAACAACGGTGCTGTGTCAGGGCTCCGATCAGCGCGAGCGTGGGGTGTCTGTCCGGCCTCCACGTCCGAGGAGGGTGTGGTCCGATGGCGGGTCGGGTGGTTCGGGGGCCGATGGGTAACGTTACCCAAAGGGGTGTGGCCAGACCCTAGGGAGCGACTCGCGTGACGTCAAGATGCCGCGCACGCTGCGCGGTTGTCACGGCGGCGATCCCGCGCCGCCCCTGATCAACCGCGCCTGGGGCCACGGAATCCGTCCGTACACTCGGCGACAGCGCTTTTGCCGAAGGGGAGGGATCAGGATGGAACCGTCGACACCGCCCCGCCGCGTCACCATCGTCGACGTGGCGCGGCACGCCCAGGTGTCCACGACCGCCGTGTCCAAGGTGCTGCGCAACGCCTACGGCGCCAGCCCCGAGATGCGCGCGAAGGTGCGCCGCGCGATCGACGAACTCGGCTACCGGCCTCACGCGGGCGCCCGGGCCCTGCGCGGGCAGACGTACACCATCGGCGTGATGCTGCCCGACATCCGCAATCCCTTCTTCCCCGAGGTCCTCGACGGCGTCACACATTCGCTGGAGGACACCGAGTACCAGGTACTCCTGGGACCGGGCTGCAACGGGGAGCAGGCGGAGGCCCGGGTCACGGAGTCGATGATCGACCGCGGCATGGACGGCATGATCCTGGTCGCGCCCGTGTCACCGCGCGCTCACCTCGAACGCATCGCCTCCACCGTGCCGACCGTCGTCGTCGGGCGGCACGGATCGTCTCCGGTGTACGACACGGTGGTGAACGACGACGTCGAAGGAGCCTCCCTGGTCGTCGGCCACCTTGCCGGTCTGGGGCATCGGCGGATCGCCCACATCGAGCACCTCGAAACCGATCCGACGCGCCTGGCGGAGATGCCCAACGCCCGGCGCGCCGACGGATACCGGCAGGCCATGCGGACCAAGGGACTGGCGGAGTGGACCGACGTGGTCTCCACCAGCTACACCCAGGAAGGCGGCTGCCGGGGCGCGAAGGAACTGCTTGCCCGAGCCCGCCGGCCCACGGCCGTCTTCGCCGGCGCGGACATCGTCGCGATGGGCGTGCTGGAAGTCGTCGCGGAGGCCGGGCTCTCCGTTCCGGGTGACATCTCGGTGGCCGGTTACGACAACACCGCGTTCGCAGCGCTCGGACCCATCTCGCTGACCAGCGTCGACCAGGCGGGCCACGAGATGGGCAGCAATGCCGCCCGTCTGCTTCTCGACCGGATCGCCGACCGGCAAAGACCCTCGGCGCAGGTCAGCCTGTCCCCCACGCTGGTGCCGCGCCGGACAACCGCTCGGCCAGCGACGTAGGCCGACGGCACCGGGCCCGGGGGCGTTCTCGATCTCATCCCGTAGCGGCGAGGCGGCCGTTTCCGTCGTCACCTCGGCGCCCGAGGCGTGATCGGTACGGTGGTACCCGGGACGACGAAGGGGCGGCGAGCTGTGGGCGAGCAGGCGGGGATCAAAACGGCGAAGGAGGCCGCGGACCACGGGCTGATCCTGGCGTTCGGACGGCTGCAGGGGGCGGCGAACCGGCTGGAGTACATCCTCGGTCGGGCGCTCGAGGAGGAGTGCGGGATCAGCCATCTGATGTTCGAGGTGCTGCTGATTCTCGGGCGGGCCGGCGCGCCCGGCCTTCCGATGCGGGCCATCGCCCAGGAACAGGTCCTGACCACGGGCGGCGCCACCCGGCTCGTGGACCGCATGGAGGCGGCGGGACTCGTGGCGCGCGCGGAGTCCCCGGACGACCG encodes:
- a CDS encoding LacI family transcriptional regulator, producing MEPSTPPRRVTIVDVARHAQVSTTAVSKVLRNAYGASPEMRAKVRRAIDELGYRPHAGARALRGQTYTIGVMLPDIRNPFFPEVLDGVTHSLEDTEYQVLLGPGCNGEQAEARVTESMIDRGMDGMILVAPVSPRAHLERIASTVPTVVVGRHGSSPVYDTVVNDDVEGASLVVGHLAGLGHRRIAHIEHLETDPTRLAEMPNARRADGYRQAMRTKGLAEWTDVVSTSYTQEGGCRGAKELLARARRPTAVFAGADIVAMGVLEVVAEAGLSVPGDISVAGYDNTAFAALGPISLTSVDQAGHEMGSNAARLLLDRIADRQRPSAQVSLSPTLVPRRTTARPAT
- a CDS encoding sugar ABC transporter permease; its protein translation is MALAPNEQLPDHDRPPDATPPPRVRRARTAPPWWFALPALVLFAFVALVPSARGVYYAFTDWDGLDPSFSFVGLDNFAEVFRDPDAVRAIWHTLLIAVSITVIQNALGLLLALGVNSAIRSRNLLRVFFFAPAVITPIVTAYLWRNLLGPDGAVNSLLGAVGLDGLRQDWLGSPRVALWAVVGVVVWQFAGYSMVIFLAGLQSVPQEVHEAAAMDGAGPVRRFWSVTRPLLAPALTVNLMLSIIGGIKLFDQVYALTGGGPGHATDTLSTLIYKDAFTLGEFGYSIALAVVLTIIVAVVSTGQYAALARSERAAS
- a CDS encoding glycoside hydrolase family 78 protein, giving the protein MSHAQHDGGGPDREAANGDSSRRDGRGVRRRSVLAASAVAVPVAAGALGGQGTVYAAPSRGTERAAVFGLTVEHRTDPLGVDAARPRFGWRMRSSVRGRSQGAYQILVASSPDRLTAARADVWNSGHVRSSDSVAVRYVGSPLHASTRYHWTVTVWDAEGRPVGTASPAFFETGLMSTDGVAGWDGAQWIGMKGKTPNSAGAPMLRKEEPLRSAGPGRNRPPVREARLYVSALGVYEAHINGRQVTVPQDGGTTTELLPPGSTNYDARVNYMTYDVTDLVTRTSHVTLAFVLGNGWYNGHISDGSTYYSKDGNALAVKAKLLIRYADGTSQTVVSGPDHGWKATDTGPCRADDIYDGQTYDARMELPGWTAHGFDDSAWSDVERVAFDDTFPDARLVAYPGETARLMPKWDRRPRSITVATGVTGQDGSSGGRGRIVVDPARTVSDPAQAASAPVTIGKGETAVFDLGQNMVGVARYSLRGPAGATVEFRFGEMLNDDSAGADGPEGSLYRANLRSAKATSTYVLKGDRNGETHQDSLTFYGFRHVSVTATDTVTITGLTGKVATSAIREIGTVTTDDPDINQLASNIRWGQRGNYLWVPTDCPQRDERLGWTGDTQVFSTTGLYNVDAGVFLSHFQDTVVDSQGIYGADKAQFTGVAPTGRFNFPGGGSGWADAGVIVPWTVWQMTGDATIVEDNWPAMTRYLDWIREQTGDTYAGQGSLTGDWLAPQKTSAQMMSDVYYGYVAQLMAQLARAIGKAAQGEAYERLFGRIRQAFITKYLSTEGGTVTVKSSLGEASPIEPGADPDEKTEDNSQTALLWVLKLGFYETEAQRRALVGHLADNIGNDAAYKAAHPKSSRVRYAENTLSVGFLGVNVLAPVLTDEGRADLAYELLHQDALPSWLFSVKNGATTVWERWNSYSKDDGFGPVSMNSFNHYAYGAIMEWMYAYMAGIARDPASPGFKHFLLQPHIDPTGRITRVSGTYESPYGEIRSEWQLEGRGRDLVYDVVVPANSEAVLRLPAVSADSVREGRTPLARAEGVRFIGYTDGMYACRLTSGRYRITSTLR
- a CDS encoding extracellular solute-binding protein, which produces MKTRTLPVLIAALTAGAVLAACSGGTKAGSDGGSRTLTLASVDQGSVEDVVKAFEKANPGVKVRYTTSGADQYQQQIRTQLSSGTAPDVMSVWPGNGSPGATHVLAEPGYLRDLSDQPWAARMPDAIKSVAQYDGKTYNAIFGQNGIGAVYNQEAMTKAGLTPPDTWTKLLAFCRAAKAEGTPAFALGNQDNWVTQLVLYALVATTVYGDDRDFDQRMRAGRATFAQSPWTTALDKYLTMERTGCFQKNPLGTTYEVGQGLAATGRTLGIIQGNWVIALLKQKNPKGTFTLRALPATDDPSETLIPAAAGAGYGVNAKAKNEKLALKFVTFVMSPEGMNLFVEKQGGLPSLPDTGYAVDPSLTALSQFVEADRTVPFMDQLWPNAKIQQTMLSGLQEIFSGQSTPEKLLDDMDADYEAGS
- a CDS encoding carbohydrate ABC transporter permease, which translates into the protein MNRYRRRTFALELAMTATALIVGFPVYVLVNLAVRPASDTSSPISPTTAPTLDNFSQAWQQGALGGALGNSLLVTACSVLIVLAVSSLAAYPLARVASRWSRRTYLFFLLGLVLPFQLASLPLYQTMRDLGLLGTPWALVLFYSGLQVPFTVFLYVGFLRALPRDFEDAALIDGCTPLQGFRHVVLPMLKPVTVTALVLNTVAVWNDFFTPLLYLSGSAQQTMPVAIAGFVGQYVTDWNLILAALVISILPVLLVYFLLQRSIINGFAGGLRG
- a CDS encoding MarR family transcriptional regulator, with the protein product MGEQAGIKTAKEAADHGLILAFGRLQGAANRLEYILGRALEEECGISHLMFEVLLILGRAGAPGLPMRAIAQEQVLTTGGATRLVDRMEAAGLVARAESPDDRRGKLVRLTELGESTTVRASRVHVENIERYFVQPLPPKDRARFAEDLRILSHTARDVLPRLP